One Oncorhynchus kisutch isolate 150728-3 unplaced genomic scaffold, Okis_V2 scaffold3168, whole genome shotgun sequence genomic region harbors:
- the LOC109879795 gene encoding ER membrane protein complex subunit 1-like produces the protein MFVATDKNIFASFNSRTGDLLWRHVDKTGPEGSIDILLLHGQDALMVVGDGRLLRSWDTNIGGLNWEAVLDTGSFQAACFVAIQDTVKLVAVLKKAAISLHYLSNGHQKWVENLPDSDAVQYQAVYSGGEEEVYVLGVVPNSHLTIIAYSLEDGEIIKQRSVEASWLSSIESSCVVVGQGC, from the exons ATGTTTGTCGCCACCGACAAGAATATCTTTGCCTCTTTCAACTCCAGGACTGGAGATCTCC TTTGGAGACATGTGGACAAGACCGGACCAGAGGGAAGCATAGACATACTTCTGCTGCATGGGCAAG ATGCTCTGATGGTGGTTGGAGATGGTCGTTTGCTCCGTTCCTGGGACACAAACATTGGCGGGCTGAACTGGGAGGCCGTGCTGGATactggcag cTTCCAGGCTGCGTGTTTTGTGGCCATACAGGACACCGTAAAGCTTGTGGCAGTGCTAAAGAAAGCTGCCATCTCTCTCCACTACTTATCCAATGGACACCAGAAATGGGTGGAGAATCTGCCTGACAG TGATGCAGTCCAGTACCAGGCAGTGTACtctgggggagaagaggaggtctATGTGTTGGGGGTGGTTCCTAACTCTCACCTCACTATCATAGCCTACagcctagaggatggagagatcaTCAAGCAG AGATCAGTCGAAGCCTCATGGCTGTCCAGTATTGAGTCCAGCTGTGTGGTGGTCGGTCAGGGGTGCTGA